From Schistocerca americana isolate TAMUIC-IGC-003095 chromosome 9, iqSchAmer2.1, whole genome shotgun sequence, the proteins below share one genomic window:
- the LOC124551271 gene encoding cuticle protein 64-like, translating to MKVLAIVVLALATVAFAEEEKKQEKRGLLGLGYGGYGGYGGYGGYGGYGGYGHGLALAAAPAAIAAPAIAHAPAVAVAPAPAVAVAPAIAHAPAAVSTVSQVSYGTTHYAPAVAKVAVAAPAVAAPVAVAAPAIAAAPAIGLGYGHGLGLGYGHGLGLGYAAAPAISLGYGGYGHGLGYGGYGYGHH from the exons ATGAAGGTCCTG GCTATTGTAGTGCTGGCTCTGGCCACCGTGGCGTTTGCTGAGGAGGAGAAGAAGCAGGAGAAGCGAGGCCTGCTGGGTCTGGGATACGGAGGCTACGGAGGATATGGAGGATACGGAGGATACGGAGGCTACGGAGGCTACGGACACGGCCTGGCCCTGGCTGCCGCCCCCGCAGCCATCGCTGCCCCCGCCATCGCTCACGCCCCCGCTGtcgccgtcgcccccgcccccgcAGTGGCTGTCGCCCCTGCCATTGCCCATGCCCCCGCTGCCGTCTCCACCGTCTCACAG GTGAGCTACGGCACCACCCACTACGCCCCCGCCGTGGCTAAGGTGGCCGTCGCCGCCCCCGCGGTCGCCGCCCCCGTGGCAGTCGCCGCCCCCGCCATCGCTGCCGCCCCCGCCATCGGACTGGGATACGGCCACGGGCTGGGCCTGGGATACGGACACGGACTGGGTCTGGGAtacgccgccgcccccgccatcaGCCTGGGATACGGAGGATACGGACACGGTCTGGGATATGGTGGTTACGGATACGGACACCATTAG